A part of Larkinella insperata genomic DNA contains:
- a CDS encoding protein-disulfide reductase DsbD family protein has translation MKPVSTFILFLTAFFVALKSTAQIQADPTHWTFSASKTEAKVGDVVEIRMNATIDAGWHMYSSDLNPDIGPIPTTLKLKENGSFEKVGPFASLNPKEEFEEIWSSKVRFFEKKASLVQKVKILKPNPVIQGTLEYQTCSGSSCLPPAEQEFTVGVKTAAVLVAPSSVTPTAEAVAAESAPVAASPRPDTVSQVAIAPSTDTAVASTQTIKPDSVPETVTETISQPEKTEESLLGFMVAAFLSGLLALLTPCVFPIIPMTVSYFTKQDDGLWKAVLYGLSIIGIYVLVGTVVSRINGPAFANFVSTHWLPNVLFFAIFFVFGLSFLGLFEIVLPSSLVNSMDAKAEKGGVLGILFMAFTLVLVSFSCTGPIVGSLLVASAGGEVLKPIVGMAAFSAAFAIPFTLFAAFPQWLKSLPKSGGWLNSVKVVLGFLELALALKFLSVADQVYHWNLLDREVYLAFWIVIFALIGFYLLGKIRLPHDSETKTVSVPRLLLAIMTFAFVVYMIPGLWGAPLKALAGYLPPTTSQDFNLTNQNPSSRIPAMQLDEKPKYADLFHLPHGLQGFFDYKQALEYAKRVNKPIFIDFTGHGCVNCRKMEESVWSEKPILQRLQNDYVILALYVDDKTELPEAEWYKSTYDNKQKKTIGAQNADLQIVRYNNNAQPHYCLVDHEGKLLVQPKNYDLNVDNFAGFLDEGKRAFSTPATARVGAPAQTSIELSALK, from the coding sequence ATGAAACCAGTTAGTACTTTTATTCTCTTTCTGACGGCTTTTTTCGTCGCACTGAAATCAACCGCGCAGATTCAGGCGGACCCGACCCACTGGACATTCAGCGCGTCGAAAACCGAAGCCAAAGTAGGCGATGTGGTTGAGATTCGCATGAATGCCACCATCGACGCGGGCTGGCACATGTATTCGTCGGATCTTAACCCGGACATCGGTCCCATCCCTACTACGCTTAAACTGAAAGAAAACGGCAGCTTTGAAAAAGTTGGCCCGTTTGCTTCCCTTAATCCAAAAGAAGAATTTGAAGAAATCTGGAGCAGCAAAGTCCGGTTTTTCGAGAAGAAAGCTTCGCTGGTTCAGAAAGTTAAAATTCTGAAGCCCAATCCCGTGATTCAGGGAACGCTGGAATACCAGACGTGCTCGGGCAGCAGTTGCCTGCCGCCGGCTGAACAAGAATTTACGGTTGGGGTTAAAACAGCCGCTGTTTTGGTGGCTCCTTCTTCAGTGACGCCCACTGCGGAAGCCGTTGCGGCAGAATCTGCTCCGGTAGCTGCCAGTCCTCGTCCGGATACGGTTTCACAGGTTGCCATAGCCCCTTCCACCGATACGGCCGTGGCCAGCACCCAAACGATCAAACCGGATTCGGTTCCGGAAACGGTTACCGAAACAATCAGTCAGCCGGAAAAAACCGAGGAATCGCTGCTTGGTTTTATGGTGGCAGCCTTTCTGTCGGGTCTGCTGGCCTTGCTGACGCCCTGCGTTTTTCCGATCATTCCAATGACGGTGAGCTATTTCACCAAACAGGACGACGGCCTGTGGAAAGCCGTACTGTACGGGTTGTCAATTATCGGGATTTACGTGCTGGTTGGCACCGTCGTTTCCCGGATCAACGGACCGGCGTTTGCCAATTTTGTCAGTACCCACTGGCTGCCCAACGTGCTGTTTTTCGCCATTTTCTTTGTTTTTGGATTGTCCTTTCTGGGCCTGTTTGAAATTGTACTGCCCAGTTCACTGGTGAACTCGATGGATGCCAAAGCCGAAAAGGGCGGTGTGCTGGGTATTTTGTTTATGGCGTTTACGCTGGTGCTGGTATCGTTTTCCTGCACGGGGCCAATCGTGGGTAGTTTGCTGGTAGCGTCGGCGGGGGGCGAAGTACTGAAACCGATTGTCGGTATGGCGGCTTTTTCGGCGGCTTTTGCGATACCGTTTACCCTCTTTGCGGCTTTTCCGCAGTGGCTCAAAAGCTTGCCCAAATCGGGCGGCTGGTTGAACTCGGTGAAGGTTGTTCTCGGCTTTCTGGAGCTGGCCCTGGCCCTGAAGTTTCTGAGTGTTGCCGATCAGGTTTATCACTGGAACCTGCTCGACCGTGAAGTTTATCTGGCGTTCTGGATCGTCATTTTTGCGCTGATTGGATTTTACCTGCTCGGAAAGATTCGGTTGCCCCACGATAGTGAAACCAAAACCGTCAGTGTGCCGCGTTTGCTGCTGGCTATTATGACGTTTGCGTTTGTGGTGTACATGATTCCCGGATTGTGGGGCGCGCCCCTGAAGGCGCTGGCGGGGTATCTGCCTCCAACCACTTCGCAGGATTTCAACCTGACCAATCAGAACCCGTCCAGCCGGATTCCGGCGATGCAACTGGACGAAAAGCCCAAGTATGCCGATCTGTTTCATCTGCCGCACGGTTTGCAGGGATTTTTCGATTACAAACAGGCGTTGGAATACGCCAAAAGAGTTAACAAGCCGATTTTTATCGACTTTACGGGTCATGGCTGCGTGAATTGCCGAAAAATGGAAGAGAGCGTCTGGTCTGAAAAGCCGATCCTTCAGCGTCTTCAAAATGATTACGTGATTTTGGCCCTGTACGTCGACGATAAAACCGAACTGCCGGAAGCCGAATGGTACAAATCAACGTACGACAACAAGCAGAAGAAAACCATTGGCGCCCAGAATGCAGATTTGCAGATTGTTCGCTACAACAACAACGCACAGCCCCATTATTGCCTGGTCGATCACGAAGGCAAGCTGCTGGTGCAGCCGAAGAATTACGATTTGAATGTGGATAACTTTGCCGGTTTTCTGGATGAAGGCAAGCGGGCATTTTCCACTCCCGCAACGGCCCGGGTTGGCGCTCCTGCCCAGACCTCTATAGAGCTATCGGCTTTAAAATAA
- a CDS encoding TIGR01777 family oxidoreductase gives MAKTVLITGGTGVIGRRLTQLLLQQGFQVSLLSRSAADKNLPNVTVYQWNVEKGHIDPKAILTAHHVIHLAGAGIAEQRWTDERKQLIIESRTKSTQLLVNALRSTRHNVESFVAASAIGYYGGDTGDRPLTETSEGGTDFMAQVVRAWERSAEEVASLGIRMVKLRIGIVLSMEGGALPKLVQPARLGLGSPLGSGQQYLSWIHVDDLCRMFIQALTDKEWQGVYNAVAPEPVTNSTFVSLIIRQLRKPSFLPKVPGFAVRLLFGEMAIVVLGGNYVLNKRIQEEGRFSYKFTGLSDALADLLGR, from the coding sequence ATGGCAAAGACTGTTTTAATCACCGGCGGCACCGGCGTCATCGGTCGTCGGCTCACTCAACTGCTTCTCCAGCAAGGTTTTCAGGTTTCGCTCCTCAGCCGTTCGGCGGCCGATAAAAACCTCCCCAACGTTACGGTTTATCAGTGGAATGTCGAGAAAGGCCACATTGATCCGAAGGCCATTCTGACGGCACACCACGTCATTCACCTGGCGGGGGCCGGTATTGCCGAGCAGCGCTGGACGGATGAACGCAAACAACTCATTATTGAAAGCCGCACCAAATCCACGCAACTCCTGGTGAATGCCCTGCGTTCTACCCGACACAACGTCGAATCGTTTGTGGCGGCTTCTGCCATTGGTTATTACGGCGGGGACACCGGCGACCGCCCTTTGACCGAAACCAGCGAAGGAGGAACCGACTTCATGGCTCAGGTGGTTCGGGCCTGGGAGCGCTCCGCGGAGGAGGTCGCTAGTCTGGGCATTCGGATGGTCAAGCTACGGATTGGAATTGTACTGTCCATGGAAGGGGGCGCGTTGCCCAAACTCGTGCAACCCGCCCGGTTGGGCCTGGGTTCTCCGCTGGGTTCGGGCCAGCAGTATCTCTCCTGGATTCACGTCGATGATCTCTGCCGCATGTTTATTCAGGCACTTACGGATAAAGAGTGGCAAGGCGTTTATAACGCGGTTGCGCCCGAGCCTGTGACCAACTCGACGTTTGTCAGTCTAATTATCAGACAGCTCCGTAAGCCCTCTTTTTTACCCAAGGTTCCTGGTTTTGCGGTTCGCTTGCTTTTCGGAGAGATGGCTATCGTGGTCCTGGGTGGTAATTACGTACTGAACAAGCGAATCCAGGAAGAAGGGCGCTTTTCGTACAAATTTACGGGACTCTCTGATGCGCTTGCTGATTTGTTGGGCCGGTAA
- a CDS encoding nucleoside-diphosphate sugar epimerase/dehydratase encodes MVEQLLKTSATRFVSSYLVLGCDVIICIMSFAIASLLRFNFEVSGIRQDYFVYCLSVVVSIRVLFFSLFRSYQGIIRHTSLEDVSLLVYAVTLSGAVTALGSLLIWRLSGQVHYYVPVSILLIDYFCCLVMLSALRILAKTLYWALRADNTGVRQPVLIYGAGEVGLLTRKVLAQDATRRYNVVAFIDDNPYKIQKVIQGIKVISRQDAYERYIRDQAVLPEVILAMGSVDGRQKNAITDFFCRFRLP; translated from the coding sequence ATGGTTGAACAGCTACTAAAAACAAGCGCGACGCGTTTTGTGTCCAGTTATCTGGTGTTAGGTTGCGACGTAATCATTTGTATTATGTCGTTCGCCATTGCCTCCTTGCTGCGCTTCAATTTCGAGGTGAGCGGAATCCGGCAGGACTACTTTGTATACTGCCTGAGCGTGGTCGTCAGTATCCGCGTCTTGTTTTTTTCTCTTTTCCGATCGTATCAGGGAATCATTCGCCATACTAGTCTAGAGGATGTCAGTTTGCTGGTGTATGCCGTCACCCTGAGCGGGGCCGTAACGGCGCTGGGCTCGCTTTTGATCTGGCGCCTGTCAGGGCAGGTTCATTATTACGTTCCCGTATCCATTTTACTGATCGATTACTTCTGTTGCCTGGTTATGTTGTCGGCACTCCGGATTCTGGCCAAAACGTTATACTGGGCATTACGAGCCGACAACACGGGGGTTCGCCAGCCAGTCTTGATTTATGGCGCCGGAGAAGTGGGCCTGCTAACCCGGAAAGTACTCGCTCAGGATGCTACCCGGCGGTATAACGTTGTTGCCTTTATCGATGACAATCCGTATAAAATTCAGAAAGTTATTCAGGGAATAAAAGTAATATCCCGTCAGGATGCCTACGAACGGTATATCCGGGATCAGGCCGTTCTTCCGGAGGTGATTCTGGCGATGGGATCGGTCGATGGTCGGCAAAAGAATGCAATAACCGACTTTTTCTGCCGCTTCAGGTTACCGTAA
- a CDS encoding UDP-N-acetylglucosamine 4,6-dehydratase family protein: MKPSQIRDIRIEDLLERDPIEVTNPAIGEQLRDQVVLVTGAAGSIGSELVRQVLSHLPRTIVLLDQAESALFDLEFNLRRECKSLLGYTRLIIKIGDVADPVRMQHIFREIRPDFVFHAAAYKHVPLMEQHPYEAVRVNVLGTQIVADLSLRYGVRKFVMISTDKAVNPTNVMGATKRLAEMYVQSLNHPNEELQATRFIATRFGNVLGSNGSVVTVFRQQIQAGGPVTVTHPDIIRYFMTIPEACQLVLEAGTMGKGGEVFVFDMGEPVRIADLARKMIHLSGYIPGKDINVIYTGLRPGEKLFEELLSNNEQTLPTHHPKIMIARVITPVRDEISAALRELRHLSAQADATKLVRVIKQMIPEYISNNSIYTLLDTQESETVEA, encoded by the coding sequence TTGAAGCCCTCCCAGATTCGGGATATTCGGATTGAGGACTTACTGGAGCGCGATCCAATTGAGGTTACTAATCCGGCCATCGGTGAACAGTTGCGCGATCAGGTAGTGCTCGTTACCGGAGCCGCTGGTTCCATCGGCAGCGAGTTGGTCCGGCAGGTACTATCGCATCTACCGCGTACAATTGTGCTGCTGGATCAGGCCGAGTCGGCTCTGTTTGACCTGGAATTTAACCTGCGTCGGGAGTGTAAATCCTTGTTAGGCTACACGCGTCTGATCATCAAAATTGGCGACGTAGCCGATCCGGTCCGGATGCAGCATATTTTCCGGGAAATCCGACCGGACTTTGTTTTCCACGCAGCCGCATACAAGCACGTTCCACTGATGGAGCAGCACCCGTACGAAGCGGTTCGGGTCAATGTGCTTGGTACGCAGATTGTTGCCGACTTGTCCTTGCGCTACGGTGTCCGCAAATTTGTCATGATTTCAACCGACAAGGCCGTCAATCCCACCAATGTTATGGGCGCTACCAAGCGGTTGGCCGAAATGTACGTGCAGAGTCTGAATCATCCGAATGAAGAACTGCAAGCAACGCGTTTTATCGCCACCCGATTCGGCAATGTGCTGGGGTCCAACGGTTCCGTCGTGACGGTTTTTCGTCAGCAGATTCAGGCTGGTGGCCCGGTGACGGTGACGCATCCCGACATCATCCGCTATTTCATGACAATTCCTGAAGCCTGTCAACTGGTGTTGGAAGCCGGAACAATGGGAAAAGGGGGCGAAGTATTTGTCTTTGACATGGGCGAACCCGTGCGCATTGCCGATCTGGCCCGTAAGATGATTCACCTTTCCGGTTACATTCCCGGCAAAGACATCAATGTGATCTATACCGGTTTGCGTCCTGGTGAAAAGCTGTTTGAGGAATTGTTGAGTAACAACGAGCAGACGTTGCCAACGCACCATCCCAAAATCATGATCGCCCGCGTTATAACGCCCGTTCGGGATGAAATAAGCGCGGCCCTGCGAGAACTGCGGCATTTGTCCGCTCAGGCCGATGCCACCAAGTTAGTGCGCGTTATCAAGCAGATGATTCCGGAATACATCAGCAACAATTCCATCTATACGTTGCTGGACACCCAGGAATCCGAAACGGTTGAAGCATAG
- a CDS encoding acetyl-CoA C-acetyltransferase: MPQAFIYDAVRTPRGRGKSDGSLHDVQPVQLLSVVLGELKNRNQLDTSLVDDVIMGCVTPVGEQGADIARTAVLEAGYAESVAGVQLNRFCSSGLEAINMAAAYVMSGQLDAVIAGGVESMSRVPLGSDGGALLMNPQIVARHRIVPQGISADLIATQYGYSRADVDAFAAESYRRAALAQRENRFSRTLIPIKDELGVTLLDYDEGVRPDTTVESLAKLKPAFETVGKMGFDALALLKYSNLSRIDHVHHAGNSSQIVDGAAGILIGSKEFGEKTGLMPRARIRAFAVIGTDPTSMLTGVVPSTQKVLRKAGMQLADIDLFEVNEAFAAVPLFYMEQLGVDHNRLNVNGGAIALGHPLGATGAIISATLLDELERTGKQTGLATLCVGGGMGVATVFERVN; encoded by the coding sequence ATGCCCCAAGCCTTCATTTATGACGCTGTCCGGACACCCCGCGGTCGGGGCAAAAGCGATGGCTCCCTCCACGACGTACAGCCCGTTCAATTATTGAGCGTAGTGCTGGGCGAACTCAAAAACCGAAATCAGCTCGATACCTCGCTCGTTGACGACGTCATCATGGGCTGCGTGACGCCCGTTGGGGAGCAGGGAGCCGACATTGCCCGGACGGCGGTGCTCGAAGCTGGTTACGCCGAGAGCGTTGCCGGGGTGCAACTCAACCGCTTTTGCTCGTCGGGTCTGGAAGCCATTAATATGGCGGCTGCCTATGTGATGTCGGGCCAACTGGATGCCGTTATTGCCGGGGGCGTGGAGTCAATGTCTCGCGTGCCGCTTGGGTCGGATGGGGGAGCGTTATTGATGAATCCGCAGATTGTGGCCCGGCATCGCATTGTTCCGCAGGGCATTTCGGCGGACTTGATTGCCACCCAGTACGGTTACAGCCGTGCCGATGTTGACGCTTTTGCCGCCGAATCGTACCGCCGGGCGGCCCTGGCCCAGCGGGAAAACCGGTTCTCTCGGACGCTGATCCCCATTAAAGACGAACTCGGTGTAACACTGCTCGATTACGACGAGGGCGTTCGACCCGATACCACCGTCGAAAGTTTGGCAAAGCTCAAACCCGCCTTCGAAACCGTGGGGAAGATGGGTTTTGACGCACTGGCTTTGCTGAAATACAGCAACCTGTCCCGAATTGACCATGTGCACCATGCCGGAAATTCTTCCCAGATTGTCGATGGGGCTGCCGGTATTCTGATTGGCTCTAAAGAATTTGGCGAAAAAACGGGCCTGATGCCCCGCGCCCGGATTAGAGCCTTTGCCGTCATAGGAACCGACCCAACCAGTATGCTCACCGGCGTTGTCCCGTCTACGCAGAAAGTGCTCAGGAAAGCGGGGATGCAACTGGCGGATATTGACCTGTTTGAAGTCAACGAAGCGTTTGCCGCCGTGCCGTTGTTCTACATGGAACAGCTCGGTGTCGACCACAACCGGCTCAACGTAAACGGCGGAGCCATTGCGTTGGGGCACCCGCTGGGCGCTACCGGGGCCATAATTTCGGCAACGCTTCTGGATGAACTCGAACGCACGGGCAAACAAACAGGACTGGCGACGCTCTGCGTGGGCGGAGGGATGGGCGTCGCGACGGTTTTTGAACGGGTAAACTAA
- a CDS encoding 3-hydroxyacyl-CoA dehydrogenase NAD-binding domain-containing protein → MINYTKNRRVAILSWNISSAPMNVLNDDSIPAFERALQRAYDDAEVKGIIITSEKNEFIAGADLKMILRNNDKEPTEMLKVSTELNRIFRAIETAGKPVVAAINGTALGGGYEACLACHHRIALDNPKAVIGLPEVTLGLLPGGGGTQRLPRLLGMEAALPLLLEGKRVSPREALALGMVDDLAASREELLEKAFAWIDAHPDPLQPWDEHDRKTGRIVGKENGKMPGGAVQSPAGMRIFGAATAMVMEKTRGNYPAPLAILSCVYEGLQVNIDRGLVIEARYFVKVATSNVAKSLIQTMFLGLNEVNKGSSRPKTVAATEVKKLGVVGAGMMGSGIAYVAARAGVDVVLKDISLEVSQQGKAYARAVLQKAVERGKEAPEKAEATLNRIQPTADVTDLRGGDLIIEAVFESRELKAQVTQEIEPLLADQGVFASNTSTLPISGLAGASTRPANFVGMHFFSPVDKMALVEVIRGKKTADHALAVALDFVKKLRKTPIVVNDSPGFYTSRVFRTYTTEGMEMLKEGVEPVLIENAGKNAGFPVGPLAVSDEVSLELIHMIAGQGVQDGVLTGQDTAYQVAGSLVASGRLGKKAKAGFYAYPEGEAKHLWPGLQDLFPVAAVQPTVEELKKRFLYRQALEAVRCFEEGVIQTQLDADIGSILAWGFPSYTGGALSFVDFVGITNFVRETDRLADAYGERFRPTTRLREMAERGQSRFEHNY, encoded by the coding sequence ATGATCAATTACACGAAAAACCGCCGTGTTGCGATTCTAAGCTGGAACATAAGCAGCGCCCCGATGAACGTTCTGAACGACGACTCCATTCCGGCGTTTGAACGGGCGTTGCAGCGGGCGTACGATGACGCGGAGGTGAAGGGAATTATCATTACGTCTGAGAAGAACGAGTTTATTGCCGGGGCGGATTTAAAAATGATTCTCCGCAACAACGATAAAGAGCCAACCGAAATGCTGAAAGTTTCGACGGAACTGAACCGGATTTTCCGGGCCATCGAAACGGCGGGCAAACCCGTGGTTGCTGCCATTAACGGTACGGCCCTGGGTGGCGGCTACGAAGCCTGTCTGGCCTGTCACCACCGGATTGCGCTCGACAACCCCAAAGCCGTTATCGGGTTGCCCGAAGTGACGCTGGGCTTGCTGCCCGGTGGGGGCGGTACGCAGCGCTTGCCCCGCCTGCTCGGGATGGAAGCCGCCCTGCCGTTGCTGCTGGAAGGCAAGCGGGTCAGCCCCCGCGAGGCTCTGGCATTAGGGATGGTTGACGACCTGGCCGCTTCGCGGGAAGAGTTGCTGGAGAAAGCATTTGCGTGGATTGACGCCCATCCCGACCCGTTGCAACCGTGGGATGAACACGATCGAAAGACGGGCCGGATCGTTGGAAAGGAAAACGGTAAAATGCCGGGCGGAGCGGTTCAAAGCCCGGCGGGAATGCGGATTTTTGGGGCAGCAACCGCCATGGTAATGGAAAAAACGCGCGGTAATTACCCGGCTCCGCTCGCGATCCTGTCGTGCGTTTACGAAGGGCTGCAGGTAAATATCGATCGCGGTCTGGTCATCGAAGCCCGGTATTTTGTAAAGGTCGCTACGTCGAATGTTGCCAAAAGCCTGATCCAGACTATGTTTCTGGGCTTGAACGAGGTAAACAAAGGCAGCAGCCGTCCCAAAACCGTTGCCGCCACGGAAGTGAAAAAGCTCGGGGTGGTGGGTGCCGGGATGATGGGCTCGGGTATCGCTTACGTGGCAGCCAGGGCCGGAGTCGATGTCGTACTGAAAGATATTTCGCTGGAAGTGTCTCAACAAGGAAAAGCGTACGCGCGGGCGGTATTGCAAAAAGCCGTTGAGCGGGGCAAAGAAGCGCCCGAAAAAGCCGAAGCAACTCTGAACCGGATCCAGCCAACCGCCGATGTTACCGACTTGAGGGGGGGTGACCTTATTATTGAAGCCGTTTTCGAAAGCCGTGAACTGAAAGCGCAGGTGACGCAGGAAATTGAACCGTTGCTGGCCGATCAGGGCGTTTTTGCCTCGAATACTTCGACCTTGCCCATCAGCGGTTTAGCCGGAGCGTCGACCCGGCCCGCCAATTTTGTTGGGATGCATTTCTTTTCGCCGGTCGATAAAATGGCTTTGGTTGAGGTGATCCGCGGGAAAAAAACAGCGGACCATGCCCTGGCGGTTGCGCTGGATTTCGTAAAGAAGCTGCGCAAAACCCCGATTGTCGTGAATGATTCGCCCGGATTTTACACCTCACGGGTTTTCAGAACCTATACCACCGAGGGCATGGAAATGCTGAAGGAGGGCGTTGAACCCGTGCTGATTGAAAATGCCGGAAAAAATGCCGGATTTCCGGTCGGTCCGTTGGCTGTTTCTGATGAAGTATCCCTGGAACTGATTCACATGATTGCGGGGCAGGGCGTTCAGGACGGTGTCCTGACCGGACAGGATACGGCGTATCAGGTGGCTGGAAGTCTGGTGGCTTCCGGGCGGTTGGGTAAAAAAGCAAAAGCCGGCTTTTACGCGTATCCGGAGGGCGAAGCGAAACACCTCTGGCCGGGCCTACAGGATCTGTTTCCAGTGGCTGCCGTCCAGCCCACGGTTGAAGAACTTAAAAAACGATTCTTGTACCGGCAGGCGCTCGAAGCCGTACGCTGTTTTGAGGAAGGCGTTATTCAAACCCAACTCGATGCCGACATCGGTTCCATCCTGGCCTGGGGTTTTCCTTCGTACACGGGTGGCGCTTTGTCGTTTGTCGATTTTGTGGGAATCACGAACTTCGTGCGGGAAACTGACCGATTGGCCGATGCCTACGGAGAACGGTTCCGCCCAACGACCCGGCTGCGCGAAATGGCCGAACGGGGCCAAAGCCGATTTGAACACAATTATTAA
- a CDS encoding M28 family peptidase: MLKPSSLLVASLLLVTGAVGQTVSKLPESKLSRNEVEAQMRFLAADELQGRRTGEPGNMVAARYIAEQYRTMGLKPVAGQSDYFQKIPFLKAKPATYANLQIGSADSLKLGRHFVVISGPQSDIKAETVYIGYGLTDGVDGYNGKDVRGKIVVAQVGSPDATTNRGLLSASEQKLRLAAEKGAAGLIELYTSGTYPWPIVTRSFLGEQLSLASSTDVPTLLHIWVDNGKNQLASLKDASQTVSIRTSGREQRIVDAVNVAGVIEGTDPKLKSEFVLLSAHFDHVGVGKQGGQPYTSSDSIFNGARDNAFGTVALLASAKALQAQRPKRSILVLALTGEELGLLGSRYYAEHPLIPLKQTVFNLNSDGAGYNDTTIVSVIGLNRTGAKTEIETASKAFGLGVFADPAPEQNLFDRSDNVNFAAKGIPAPTFSAGFKTFGADLFKYYHQAADNPDTIDYGYLLKFCKAFAYAARLIADKPTRPQWVAGDKYEPAAKALYGSN; encoded by the coding sequence ATGCTGAAACCAAGCTCTTTATTAGTCGCCAGCCTTCTGCTGGTTACGGGTGCCGTTGGGCAAACCGTTTCCAAACTGCCCGAATCAAAGCTAAGCCGGAATGAAGTCGAAGCGCAGATGCGCTTTCTGGCCGCTGACGAACTCCAGGGCCGCCGAACGGGCGAGCCCGGCAATATGGTGGCCGCCCGCTACATTGCCGAACAATACCGGACGATGGGCCTGAAGCCGGTGGCTGGCCAATCCGATTATTTTCAGAAAATACCGTTTCTGAAAGCCAAACCGGCAACCTACGCGAACCTTCAGATCGGATCGGCAGACTCTCTGAAACTGGGTCGGCATTTCGTCGTGATCAGCGGACCCCAATCGGATATCAAAGCCGAAACCGTCTACATTGGATACGGACTGACCGACGGGGTCGATGGCTACAACGGTAAGGACGTTCGGGGTAAGATTGTGGTTGCGCAGGTTGGGTCGCCGGATGCCACAACCAACCGGGGGTTGCTGTCGGCTTCCGAACAAAAACTCCGATTGGCGGCTGAAAAAGGGGCCGCTGGGTTGATTGAACTTTACACGAGTGGCACGTATCCCTGGCCGATTGTAACGCGGTCTTTCCTGGGAGAACAGCTGTCGTTGGCGTCTTCTACGGACGTGCCGACGCTGTTGCACATTTGGGTCGATAACGGTAAAAACCAACTGGCCAGCCTGAAAGACGCCAGCCAGACCGTGAGCATCCGGACGTCGGGCCGGGAACAGCGGATCGTTGACGCGGTCAATGTGGCGGGGGTGATCGAAGGCACGGACCCGAAACTGAAAAGCGAGTTCGTTCTGCTGTCGGCGCACTTCGACCACGTAGGGGTTGGCAAGCAGGGCGGTCAGCCGTATACCTCATCCGATAGCATCTTCAACGGCGCCCGGGACAACGCTTTCGGGACGGTTGCGTTGCTGGCGTCGGCCAAGGCGTTGCAGGCCCAACGCCCCAAACGGTCAATTTTGGTTCTGGCACTGACTGGCGAGGAACTGGGTTTGCTGGGCAGCCGCTATTACGCCGAGCATCCGCTGATTCCGTTGAAACAGACCGTGTTTAATCTAAACAGCGATGGCGCAGGCTATAATGATACGACCATTGTGTCGGTCATCGGATTGAACCGGACGGGGGCGAAGACGGAAATTGAAACAGCCAGCAAAGCGTTCGGGTTGGGCGTATTTGCCGATCCGGCTCCCGAACAAAATCTGTTCGACCGTTCCGATAACGTCAATTTTGCAGCAAAAGGCATTCCGGCTCCTACTTTTTCGGCCGGGTTCAAGACGTTTGGGGCCGATTTGTTCAAGTATTACCACCAGGCGGCCGACAATCCGGATACAATCGACTACGGTTATCTGCTTAAATTTTGTAAAGCGTTTGCCTACGCAGCCCGGTTAATTGCCGACAAACCGACGCGTCCGCAGTGGGTAGCCGGTGATAAATACGAACCAGCCGCCAAAGCTTTGTACGGAAGTAACTAA
- a CDS encoding porin family protein, with amino-acid sequence MRRGIVFGMFFLLASASTLFAQQRWSAGPRVGLNVSSLYGKSSYYDAKVGLVAGAFVNYSAINHFGISADVLYSQRGGKYNNPGDRSSHVQHLNYLEIPVVARYYLTLSGNFRPNIFIGPSLGVLLNSKRTNAISQGQAYPDSKTDDEFEPLDLGATGGFQANFKVKNTQRFLIDARYNLGLTNVRVNSAPWLGNSTFSFTLGYSFGIGRRY; translated from the coding sequence ATGAGAAGAGGAATAGTATTTGGAATGTTTTTTCTGCTGGCCAGTGCGTCTACATTATTTGCCCAACAACGCTGGAGCGCCGGCCCCCGGGTTGGTCTCAATGTATCAAGCCTTTACGGCAAAAGCAGTTATTACGACGCAAAAGTCGGTTTAGTCGCAGGTGCCTTTGTTAACTACAGCGCCATCAACCATTTTGGCATTTCTGCGGATGTGCTTTACTCACAACGGGGCGGTAAATACAACAATCCCGGCGACCGTAGCAGCCATGTTCAGCACCTGAATTACCTGGAGATTCCGGTTGTTGCCCGGTATTACCTGACGTTAAGCGGAAACTTCCGTCCCAACATCTTCATCGGCCCTTCTCTGGGTGTGCTGCTGAATTCCAAACGAACCAATGCAATTAGCCAGGGTCAGGCTTATCCTGATTCCAAGACGGATGACGAATTCGAACCCCTCGATCTGGGAGCAACCGGTGGATTTCAGGCTAACTTCAAAGTTAAAAATACCCAGCGCTTTCTGATCGATGCCCGGTATAACCTTGGTTTGACCAACGTCCGGGTTAACTCAGCGCCCTGGCTTGGTAACTCAACCTTCTCCTTCACACTCGGTTACAGCTTCGGCATCGGACGGAGATATTAA